The following proteins are encoded in a genomic region of Phycisphaerae bacterium:
- a CDS encoding sodium:proton antiporter, giving the protein MLKVLLFSVLLIVGLVGSQFLPGLAGSSYAALTQVLKLLTMAALAFIMIHVGQEFEIDRSRLRSYGWDYVVAATAAAFPWIFCAVYFVLVLAPPAGWSSWDAWRDALLAGRFAAPTSAGVLFSMLAAAGLATTWVFRKTRILAIFDDLDTVLLMIPLKMMIVGWAWQLGVVIIVMAVQLAVAWRYLHRWRIPATWPWVLGYAGGLALVCEIIYLVSKLVDDVVPVHIEVLLPAFVLGCIMARPGDGGHGSGHAAHAASAAEARASTVISSVFMVLVGLSMPPLTGMGGTPEEVAAADAAVAQAYVVAEGGGAAVSPGADGPSWGWIVIHVLVVTVLANLGKMFPAFCYRREVGWRQRLAVAVAMFPRGEVGAGVLIISLSYGIGGPMITVAMLSLALNLLLTGVFIAVVQRLIVAEGAQGQEPG; this is encoded by the coding sequence TTGCTTAAAGTGCTGCTGTTTTCGGTGCTGTTGATCGTCGGGCTGGTCGGCTCGCAGTTTCTGCCCGGGCTGGCCGGGAGCAGCTACGCGGCGCTTACCCAGGTGCTGAAGCTGCTGACCATGGCGGCGCTCGCGTTCATCATGATCCACGTCGGGCAAGAGTTCGAGATCGACCGATCGCGCCTGCGCTCGTACGGCTGGGACTACGTCGTGGCGGCGACCGCGGCGGCGTTCCCCTGGATCTTCTGCGCAGTGTACTTCGTGCTCGTGCTCGCGCCACCCGCGGGCTGGTCAAGCTGGGATGCCTGGCGTGATGCGCTGCTGGCCGGGAGGTTCGCGGCGCCGACGTCGGCCGGCGTGCTCTTCTCCATGCTCGCCGCCGCCGGGCTGGCGACCACGTGGGTTTTCCGCAAAACGCGCATCCTGGCGATCTTCGACGACCTCGACACCGTGCTGCTCATGATCCCGCTGAAGATGATGATCGTCGGCTGGGCCTGGCAGCTCGGCGTGGTGATCATCGTGATGGCGGTGCAGCTCGCGGTCGCCTGGCGCTACCTCCACCGGTGGCGGATTCCGGCGACCTGGCCCTGGGTGCTCGGCTACGCCGGCGGACTGGCGCTGGTGTGCGAAATCATCTACTTGGTGAGCAAACTGGTCGATGACGTGGTACCGGTGCACATCGAGGTGCTGCTGCCCGCGTTCGTGCTGGGATGCATCATGGCGCGGCCGGGAGATGGAGGGCATGGGTCCGGGCACGCCGCACACGCGGCGTCGGCGGCGGAGGCGCGGGCGAGCACCGTGATTTCGAGCGTGTTCATGGTGCTGGTGGGGCTGTCGATGCCGCCGCTGACAGGAATGGGCGGCACGCCGGAGGAGGTTGCGGCGGCGGACGCGGCCGTGGCGCAGGCGTACGTGGTGGCCGAGGGTGGGGGCGCGGCGGTGAGCCCTGGGGCCGATGGGCCGAGCTGGGGCTGGATCGTGATCCACGTCCTCGTGGTCACGGTGCTGGCGAATCTCGGCAAGATGTTTCCCGCGTTCTGCTATCGTCGTGAGGTTGGGTGGCGGCAGCGGTTGGCGGTGGCGGTGGCGATGTTCCCGCGCGGCGAGGTCGGCGCGGGAGTGCTGATCATCTCGCTGTCATACGGGATCGGCGGGCCCATGATCACGGTGGCGATGCTGTCGCTGGCGCTGAACCTGCTGTTGACGGGCGTCTTCATCGCGGTCGTGCAGCGGCTGATTGTGGCGGAGGGTGCGCAAGGGCAGGAGCCCGGCTGA
- the nadA gene encoding quinolinate synthase NadA gives MIVQAPLLPEYTERTERELTARIRAAREQLGRRLVILGHHYQQDDVIAFADFTGDSLKLAQIAAEQTQAEFIVFCGVHFMAESADILTSESQQVILPDLSAGCSMADMAHIDQLEAAWPQIEKAAPIPLTPITYVNSSAAVKAFVGAHGGACCTSSNAKLVLEWALHGADPHGDPAGGHRVLFLPDQHLGRNTAYALGWPLESMVVYDPHQPFGGVTPQRLAAARVVLWKGHCSVHQLFKVAHCETLRARPEPYRIIVHPECTWEVCQRADFVGSTEYILRTITDAAAGTYWAVGTEIHLVNRLAGAHPDKHICSLAGMQCLCSTMYRIDLPHLCWVLENLVAGRVVNRVSVDPETRRLSRIALDRMLALRPAQPVSAR, from the coding sequence ATGATCGTGCAAGCCCCCCTGCTCCCGGAATACACCGAACGCACCGAGCGCGAACTCACCGCGCGCATCCGCGCCGCCCGCGAACAGCTCGGTCGCCGCCTCGTCATCCTCGGCCACCACTACCAGCAAGACGACGTGATCGCCTTCGCCGACTTCACCGGCGACAGCCTCAAGCTCGCGCAAATCGCCGCCGAGCAGACTCAGGCCGAGTTCATTGTCTTCTGCGGCGTGCACTTCATGGCCGAGTCCGCCGACATCCTGACCAGCGAGAGCCAGCAGGTCATCCTGCCGGACCTCTCCGCCGGCTGCAGCATGGCCGACATGGCCCACATTGACCAGCTCGAAGCTGCCTGGCCACAGATTGAGAAAGCCGCCCCGATCCCCCTCACACCGATTACCTACGTGAATTCCAGCGCAGCCGTCAAGGCCTTTGTTGGTGCGCACGGCGGCGCCTGCTGCACCAGCTCCAACGCGAAGCTCGTGCTTGAATGGGCGTTACACGGCGCCGACCCGCACGGCGACCCCGCCGGCGGCCACCGTGTGCTGTTTCTGCCCGATCAGCACCTCGGGCGCAACACGGCGTACGCGCTCGGCTGGCCGCTGGAAAGCATGGTCGTATACGATCCGCACCAGCCGTTCGGCGGCGTCACGCCCCAGCGACTGGCCGCGGCCCGCGTCGTCCTATGGAAGGGTCACTGCTCCGTGCACCAGCTATTCAAGGTGGCGCATTGCGAGACGCTACGGGCACGCCCGGAACCGTACCGGATCATCGTGCATCCCGAGTGCACGTGGGAGGTGTGTCAGCGGGCGGACTTCGTCGGCAGTACGGAATACATCCTCCGCACAATCACCGACGCCGCCGCGGGCACCTACTGGGCGGTCGGCACCGAAATCCACCTGGTGAATCGGCTGGCCGGCGCCCACCCGGACAAGCACATCTGCTCGCTGGCTGGAATGCAATGCCTGTGCAGCACGATGTATCGCATCGACCTGCCGCACCTCTGCTGGGTGTTGGAGAACCTGGTTGCCGGGCGGGTTGTGAATCGGGTGAGCGTGGACCCCGAGACCCGCCGCCTGTCGCGCATCGCGCTGGACCGCATGTTGGCCCTGCGCCCGGCCCAACCCGTCTCGGCGCGCTGA